The following coding sequences are from one Leishmania major strain Friedlin complete genome, chromosome 36 window:
- a CDS encoding putative protein kinase, with protein sequence MTLNQLKSWPSKYPTSALEDTAPVRLCANSPTTASASPATAPATSKTPMSVLYSVLLRASVSRSAVAKNPAERSPHPHTVYGIDSTVREAVRAEVERLFPYRGAFAESRGGADVDKATPAQRFFGSASTVEEGERSGCLSACVARVNVYRHISEPDTHNPRAPEPSTTTAVAATDTPSSSAARETSTSVLQKLSGGPRVIIKSLQRKKTLAVMGATRVPAPSKPESAEAPKKLFAPLLAENSIGVGGVIRDHKASSCTSPSAIADTSHCFTVVSATELPDMQRHLERLFDDFAVAVEQCRAALDQQQLRSSSPAAWQTTRGTRGVASEEPSESLLGEEASASQHPQLPHCTNSNHRPGNPTLLSTDVLPRHNSHHPISDLLSSECIPDEWRHDYDTGTTTNGSRCTPSARSASGESLRMADGSAPETKPSLEAEDFSTGIFMIAHTIAEHLHAILHPTTTLAALEEEAVAALRGQGHDHSSGGGGPTALNAVPTARRRIHTGAEGEDSKLTNPASFSSLSPLPALRSNGLQSPSGGSSASLELRALRQLVHSLFWSRITAFLSSVSLKAPGKDCPMWLSTAAVEQREACAYVQLPFWIWLYAACGLATDVIRAQQEAQRAFPIPGQVTEPRKTLTSSSATASAPPPPSLSQLLPTVETLARQLQRRQYERVESTAGTLLTANTFLSFTGVRMTDKAVMKRLFPLQSGAAASDALGFAILSPHSAQCITHEASVVTESSSESLTTGAFDSAAVPTLINNTSSGRPISAEHTVSVLGGAGSNVIHRSSSSDGGAPVSSSRQGQVAISVALGDTGNTAAYVAEEEAPQVYSGSYSGPSTVELYLQWLESADAARLAACSSQSEAERFPDRVDAEADAAGEVAAPSPTSRPYRPDTIGCMQPHVLSYAEDGQVSNGDGDIAKGNSSSREDRNSSDSSFSYTTVQRPSEPFRVAAVMPAAGLAPCLGRVEKELHQARSAVQFARKLGTLYATQDMNTLLQLLPAVAYEEPVSPNVNLVSTRADGGAVESFGGAFSPRSGTDSTGAPAAPATPAEGVHSQYAWTGTPTTSSPMTGSVPPLVTPPQVAADRMPGNHALFFHRVKASATPPALFPSVTSLSLEKRLLMERLDSCAAAIVSSSYQLFVDSARALEVSFSLAVVLLSHVMGEAVPKGEAASAGQAAAVASGSDNSPSAISAKTGAATTTMVVLKRLPAKVAAAALSDKSKGRATAKTAAASPPPRPLSMDLAKVFGFGRSHLRWQNLSAYVRETLISVALRALQRKDVAMTQELLQCITLDMAIAHHYDQVRRHHPVLKPARAKGVGDTRKVSGSTLKKGRCAFKAGGRKVTHLSAPPHESSASFVNVWFSSFAHLADTTTHLLHGDHNAPSSLKGTVWHLAALAHYFLLTRARGYDMYGGQSHLCSTTLCGHGSGNSAGVGVRTSSATSSAALQSFITSQLVEPAGKVLGVVVSFMESVCQALSAEIESGGAAERQFREGVMFVDNSSDDESLFMCRAADDSVRSGSAGESTSLYSDGGDGGYDMAANRLETSGLQTCWMELAIHYFLEIVDVLLDAALHLPEKPLYLYQLTVSACNPGSPSIDFADTLSAAVLAGGAGSPLLWGLGDLSSSVAATAPQVAADSPLDRVQEFLSMYTSMVLQSAVTHFTVESRHAHSQVATARETPLNTTSVADETSEDDWLRTFWERMLTSVAAPANPSALDEVKFTARQPLPSASTPTSSPAANPAVSLEAPASRSYTRRTMWWPDVRFHRYSHLIRIVEHAQLVSLYLNSCAGNAPAQTAPLTSYLEVSRAPRDRAPLLQVSAVTSLLNISTGPCAQLLSIPYACPPSAVDTRSSSLVSGSARTTSYERCYFHCTGSPADQSPPRFLAGAHRRVPADRAMREVCGGLWIRVELLRLLRLAAAPLDADTFMSFTKTATKVATQVRDRAMQSHYTAIASMKAGVESVLPKTYASTYVRLLFLRYVQAFYADVHALSVSRAATAPDHTTSERVDGTSNATPLTRSIDQRTALATHADLSTHGDVTPYRTLGSPQTRSPVSKLQHLRQRLWTHYCHELLWALRELCCSCAEAHETAANLSVASVFGRLLQMISGRGELEGDEVIDDYDDEPEDKFPDEPHLDLKDVGVSVIASDRALEPYSTAEGVRMEGFVDFEVSSLDSSVTVVPGMSEGRRRPPGQPPNSGSSDDFESRLEPSWSARRSPVSKVSVEAEQQVMIGISDQTPVCDFKERRRLGSNDHSISGGTQAMVRGKTPLATSSTPVSTSPRSPVTAPPVVQRLSLTGLKPPLYFTSSGDTAAAQENDFYKEQSEQRQMAKEPMEHFLSTTGMSVVDTASHLSQDDDGECDVKYEARPDALESTSEHTLLKSTSHEPRESYSTANASADSATRGDAPKPPALTIPKLFLGALSPPLYFTSTGDTAVFAERPMSPSLARPPAQVFSALNWPTAAAPAVVSAAHVDPAVRGAPLKGAAEAANAPTLTPPPAPVLPTSSSTTVNGFVLPKLSFGSLGPPMYFTSTGDTGSFVEAQNQKPHAVAGAAKSAQILSDTTRLQSGLTAQGTASGGAANTATATAEAITASSCPTAATATAHFHGSHSSDESSLHPVFSFADFAPTGGKVSRSGNASDEGGSYAGCVDEQYSERRAARRRRDSGLSLNSLTAPEGGPFSMLTGQRHCKRVPRTSRPVLTPIVAPAVTVELILCICSIIIQQDSGMIQYAYTVSSLTQKRVLPGKSSSSQRRWHAGSGGAAGASGSAFTQRSDAAQTDRWRYTPQHSPSSFHVIQAMHNYLKDSRNSLVIDLLEEWVLDEYAAMERVRMEQFESAYPSLRQQECSSQPPHPSCSHSESGGNTGNGVHHHSLHQPQAGGTGGGRSGKPSAAVLAGRYVLLRLLLPRAITPLITQQNERRIGAGGYGTVTSGFVQKPGTGGDTRLPPGWGQRGSRWRPATTRGSTAASGSGAGGGGTTPQSFHMGRSVAPTAERIAPGVLDGLRVPWRTAVQRIAQAVCKCEVAIKHIPLNVQGSESGNLPLCHAEVLSMYRLRGHQHIIPLLSFDNTKDEYILVLPHYTQGSLRLWRQKHYSLGCAVLTLPPGIRDSCKSGPMPTAAPVMTSSTPTPAAAPSTSLFATCARCLLQVLKGVAFMHDHHIRHGDIKCDNVLITATDASAERGEMDPPMLPSSVCLCDFGSCDTCDDDDIQSLKHDIMAGEARFLAGRWGVGRGTEAIQPPELMSAKRRYALFRRIVTALAPAAAATPATSSLFTLSERAERGSRASSFAGASAEDLPLRSRGGELIESTGPQIMELLRRAELSVDIWACGCLLYEMLTGRMLFGEARLGRLLVLAAVDDGEDQDPETAASKTSAAAGPLPGESRSLQKATVPTTPSVGADAGSIFTPSVSQKALDDRERRDLEAAVGKRVVDFMSTLLDLDPLQRPSAHEALQYWKTIMVEAGLEI encoded by the coding sequence ATGACGTTAAACCAACTCAAGTCATGGCCATCCAAATACCCTACAAGCGCGCTGGAGGACACCGCTCCCGTGAGGCTTTGCGCAAACTCGCCGACAACGGCCTCCGCTTCGCCGGCGACTGCACCGGCAACCAGCAAAACGCCCATGAGTGTGTTGTactcggtgctgctgcgcgctaGTGTGTCACGCAGTGCTGTAGCCAAGAACCCGGCTGAGCGTTCacctcacccacacaccgTTTATGGCATCGATAGCACGGTGCGGGAGGCAGTCCGCGCCGAGGTGGAGAGGCTGTTTCCGTATCGCGGCGCTTTTGCCGAGTCCcgtggcggagcggatgtGGACAAGgcgacaccggcgcagcgcttTTTCGGGTCCGCTTCTACGGTcgaggaaggagagcggaGTGGGTGCCTGAGCGCTTGCGTAGCGCGTGTGAACGTGTACCGCCACATTTCTGAACCCGATACCCACAACCCACGCGCACCTGAGCCTTCGACGACCACTGCAGTGGCTGCCACCGACACACCCTCATCATCGGCAGCGAGGGAAACCTCGACGTCTGTGTTGCAAAAACTCTCCGGTGGACCAAGAGTGATTATCAAGAGCCTGCAGCGCAAGAAAACGCTTGCTGTCATGGGGGCAACTCGTGTACCTGCCCCCTCAAAGCCGGAGTCCGCTGAAGCACCGAAGAAGCTTTTCGCCCCCTTGCTTGCGGAGAACAGCATCGGCGTTGGTGGTGTCATCAGAGACCATAAGGCGAGCTCATGCACATCACCAAGCGCCATCGCGGATACTTCCCACTGCTTCACTGTGGTATCGGCGACGGAGCTGCCGGACATGCAGAGGCACCTTGAACGGCTCTTCGACGACTTTGCTGTCGCGGTGGAGCAGTGCCGCGCTGCGTTggaccagcagcagctacgAAGCAGCTCGCCAGCTGCGTGGCAGACAACGAGGGGGACGAGAGGCGTCGCTTCCGAGGAGCCGTCCGAGTCTTTGTTGGGCGAAGAGGCTTCCGCTTCCCAGCATCCGCAACTACCTCACTGCACTAACTCCAACCACCGCCCCGGCAACCCAACCCTTCTATCCACTGACGTCTTGCCCCGCCACAACAGCCACCACCCCATATCTGACCTCCTTTCTTCCGAATGCATTCCAGATGAATGGAGACACGACTATGACACCGGGACCACAACAaacggcagccgctgcacgccTTCTGCGCGAAGTGCCAGCGGCGAATCACTACGAATGGCGGATGGGTCTGCTCCAGAGACAAAACCGTCTCTGGAAGCAGAGGACTTTTCCACCGGCATCTTTATGATTGCCCACACAATCGCAGAGCACCTGCACGCTATTCTGCACCCCACCACAACGTTAGCCGCTctagaggaggaggcggtggcggcgcttcGTGGCCAGGGCCATgaccacagcagcggtggcggtggtccGACTGCCCTAAACGCTGTGCCGACGGCACGTCGACGGATTCACACCggcgcagagggagaggacagCAAACTGACGAACCCGGCGTCTTTTTCCTCCCTGTCTCCTTTACCAGCTTTGCGTTCCAACGGTCTTCAGTCACCGTCAGGAGGCAGCTCGGCATCCCTCGAACTGCGGGCGCTTCGTCAGCTGGTGCACAGTCTTTTTTGGTCCCGTATCACAGCGTTTCTGAGCAGCGTCTCTCTCAAGGCACCCGGCAAAGACTGCCCGATGTGGCTGTCAacggccgccgtggagcagcgcgaggcgTGTGCGTACGTGCAACTGCCGTTCTGGATTTGGCTGTACGCTGCGTGCGGGCTGGCAACCGACGTGATCCGCGCGCAgcaagaggcgcagagggcgTTTCCGATTCCGGGGCAAGTCACGGAACCTCGCAAGACACTGACATCGTCGTCTGCGACAGCgagcgcaccaccgccaccgtcactGTCACAGCTCTTGCCAACGGTCGAGACGTTGGCGCGTCAGctacagcggcggcagtatGAGCGCGTCGAGTCCACTGCTGGGACTTTGCTCACGGCCAACACGTTTCTCTCTTTTACTGGTGTGCGGATGACAGACAAGGCTGTGATGAAGCGCTTGTTCCCTCTGCAgagcggtgcggctgccagCGATGCCCTGGGGTTTGCCATACTGTCGCCCCACTCAGCGCAATGCATCACTCACGAGGCAAGCGTGGTGACGGAATCTTCGTCCGAGAGTCTAACGACAGGCGCCTTCGACTCTGCTGCTGTCCCCACCCTCATCAACAACACATCGTCGGGCAGGCCGATTTCGGCGGAGCATACCGTGTCGGTGTTGGGTGGCGCAGGGTCTAACGTAATACACCGAAGCAGCAGTAGCGATGGAGGTGCACCAGTGAGTTCGTCACGCCAAGGTCAGGTGGCCATCAGCGTTGCTCTTGGCGACACCGGCAACACGGCCGCGTATGTggctgaggaggaggcaccGCAAGTGTACAGCGGCAGCTATTCTGGCCCGTCAACCGTGGAGCTGTACTTGCAGTGGCTGGAGAGCGCTGATGCGGCGCGTTTAGCAGCATGCTCGTCACAGAGTGAAGCGGAACGTTTCCCCGATCGTGTTGACGCGGAAGCTGATGCAGCTGGCGAGGTCGCTGCCCCCTCGCCCACCTCGCGGCCGTATCGGCCAGACACCATCGGCTGCATGCAACCCCATGTATTGTCGTATGCAGAGGACGGTCAAGTCAGCAATGGCGATGGGGACATTGCGAAAGGGAACAGCAGTAGTAGGGAAGACaggaacagcagcgacagctcGTTCAGCTACACTACGGTGCAGCGGCCGAGCGAGCCCTTCCGGGTGGCAGCTGTGATGCCGGCGGCCGGGCTGGCCCCGTGCCTGGGGCGAGTCGAAAAGGAGCTGCACCAAGCTCGCTCTGCCGTACAGTTTGCTCGCAAGCTGGGCACCCTGTACGCAACGCAGGACATGAAcacactgctgcagctgctccccgCTGTGGCCTATGAGGAGCCCGTGTCACCCAACGTGAATCTCGTCTCTACACGCGCGGACGGCGGGGCTGTGGAGAGCTTTGGAGGCGCGTTCTCCCctcgcagcggcacggaCAGTACCGGGGCccctgcggcgccggcaacaCCTGCCGAAGGTGTGCATTCACAGTACGCGTGGACAGGCACCCCGACGACTAGCAGTCCGATGACAGGCAGCGTGCCTCCCCTCGTGACGCCGCCTCAGGTTGCAGCGGATCGGATGCCGGGCAACCACGCCCTCTTCTTTCACCGTGTCAAAGCCAGTGCGACACCTCCGGCGCTGTTTCCCTCTGTCACATCGCTATCCTTGGAGAAAAGGTTGCTAATGGAGCGCCTCGACTCGTGCGCGGCTGCCATTGTCTCCAGCAGTTACCAGCTCTTTGTGGACAGCGCTCGTGCCCTTGAGGTGTCCTTCTCACTTGCAGTGGTGTTGCTTTCTCATGTGATGGGTGAGGCGGTGCCGAAGGGAGAGGCTGCCTCGGCGGGGCAGGCGGCTGCggtcgccagcggcagcgacaacagCCCATCAGCCATATCGGCGAAGACCGGGGCGGCGACAACCACCATGGTCGTGCTGAAACGACTCCCTGCGaaggttgctgctgccgcgctctCTGACAAGTCCAAAGGGAGGGCGACCGCgaagacagcggcggcgtccccaccacctcGACCCCTATCTATGGACCTCGCCAAGGTGTTTGGCTTCGGCCGAAGCCATTTGCGGTGGCAGAACCTCTCGGCCTATGTCCGTGAAACCTTGATCAGCGTCGCCCTGCGCGCGCTCCAGAGAAAGGATGTTGCTATGACGCAGGAGCTGTTGCAGTGCATCACCCTTGACATGGCGATTGCGCATCACTATGATCAAGTGCGCCGACACCATCCTGTGCTCAAGCCAGCGCGGGCCAAAGGTGTGGGGGATACAAGGAAAGTTTCCGGCTCGACTCTGAAGAAGGGCCGTTGCGCTTTCAAGGCCGGGGGGCGTAAAGTCACTCATCTCTCGGCGCCTCCGCATGAGAGCTCGGCCAGCTTCGTGAACGTGTGGTTCAGCAGCTTTGCCCATCTTGCGGACACCACCACGCACCTGCTTCACGGCGATCACAACGCCCCGAGCTCCCTGAAGGGGACAGTGTGGCATCtggcggcactggcgcactACTTTCTGCTGACGCGTGCTCGCGGCTATGATATGTACGGCGGCCAAAGTCATCTTTGCTCAACAACGCTGTGtggccacggcagcggtaATTCTGCAGGCGTCGGCGTGAGGACTTCGTCGGCTACCTCGAGCGCCGCTCTGCAGAGCTTCATCACCTCACAGCTGGTCGAACCTGCGGGGAAGGTGCTCGGTGTCGTCGTATCATTCATGGAGAGCGTCTGCCAAGCGTTGTCGGCTGAAAttgagagcggcggcgcggcagagcGTCAGTTTCGCGAGGGTGTGATGTTTGTCGATAACTCGAGTGACGACGAAAGCCTCTTCatgtgccgcgctgcggacGACTCTGTCCGCTCGGGAAGTGCGGGCGAGTCTACGAGCCTCtacagcgacggcggcgacggtggttACGATATGGCCGCCAACCGCTTGGAGACGTCTGGGTTGCAGACGTGCTGGATGGAGCTGGCCATTCACTACTTCTTAGAGATCGTCGACGTCCTCCTTgacgctgcgctgcatcTTCCAGAGAAGCCGCTCTACCTGTACCAGCTGACAGTGAGCGCCTGTAACCCGGGGTCCCCGTCGATCGACTTCGCAGACACCTTGTCCGCGGCTGTCTTGGCTGGAGGCGCTGGGTCGCCGCTTCTCTGGGGCCTCGGCGATCTGTCTAGCTCGGTGGCTGCCACTGCACCGCAGGTCGCGGCGGACTCGCCGCTGGACCGCGTGCAGGAGTTTCTCAGCATGTACACGTCGATGGTACTGCAGTCCGCCGTGACCCATTTTACCGTAGAGAGTAGACATGCTCACTCTCAAGTCGCCACAGCTCGTGAAACGCCATTGAACACAACATCAGTGGCAGACGAGACGTCGGAGGATGATTGGCTGCGCACCTTTTGGGAACGAATGTTGACGTCGGTGGCTGCACCTGCGAACCCCTCCGCGCTTGACGAAGTGAAATTTACCGCACGGCAACCGCTACCCTCGGCCTCGACTCCTACCAGCTCGCCAGCAGCTAATCCCGCGGTGAGCCTAGAGGCGCCCGCCAGCAGATCGTACACGCGGAGAACCATGTGGTGGCCAGATGTGCGATTTCATCGCTACTCTCACCTTATCCGCATTGtcgagcacgcgcagctaGTGAGCTTGTACCTGAACTCGTGTGCGGGCAACGCTCCTGCACAAACGGCGCCGCTTACATCTTATCTGGAGGTCTCTCGTGCACCTCGTGACAGGGCGCCCTTGCTTCAGGTGAGCGCCGTCACCTCCCTCCTCAACATATCCACTGGCCCATGCGCGCAGCTGTTGTCCATTCCCTACGCTTGTCCACCTTCGGCTGTTGACACCAGGAGCAGCAGCCTTGTTTCTGGAAGTGCCCGCACAACGTCGTATGAGCGTTGCTATTTCCACTGCACCGGCTCGCCAGCTGATCAGTCACCACCCCGCTTTCTTGCCGGCGCTCATcggcgcgtgccggcggaCCGCGCCATGCGCGAAGTGTGCGGTGGGCTGTGGATCCGGgtagagctgctgcgccttctgcgcctcgcagctgcaccgctggaCGCGGACACCTTCATGAGCTTCACTAAAACAGCGACCAAAGTCGCGACTCAGGTGCGGGATAGGGCAATGCAGTCTCACTACACGGCTATTGCTTCAATGAAGGCTGGTGTCGAGTCGGTACTGCCCAAAACGTACGCGTCCACATACGTGCGGCTGCTTTTCCTGCGATACGTGCAAGCTTTCTACGCGGATGTGCACGCGCTGAGTGTAAGCAGagctgcgacggcgccagaTCACACGACGAGCGAGCGCGTGGACGGCACGAGTAACGCGACACCGCTCACCAGAAGCATTGACCAGCGCACGGCCTTGGCAACTCACGCGGACCTCAGCACCCACGGTGATGTCACGCCGTATCGCACACTTGGGTCACCGCAAACGCGCTCTCCGGTGAGCAAGCTCCAGCACCTGAGGCAGCGTCTGTGGACGCACTACTGCCATGAGCTGCTGTGGGCGTTACGCGAactctgctgcagctgcgctgagGCTCACGAGACGGCAGCCAACCTGTCTGTGGCCTCCGTGTTTGGGCGGCTGCTACAGATGATCAGTGGGCGAGGGGAACTCGAGGGCGATGAGGTCATCGACGACTATGACGACGAGCCGGAGGACAAGTTTCCGGATGAACCACATCTGGACTTGAAGGACGTGGGGGTGTCTGTCATTGCATCGGACCGCGCGCTAGAGCCCTACTCCACCGCGGAGGGCGTCAGGATGGAGGGCTTCGTTGACTTTGAGGTGTCTTCGCTCGACAGCTCCGTGACGGTAGTGCCAGGGATGAGCGAGGGCCGCAGGCGGCCACCGGGGCAGCCGCCGAACTCGGGGTCCTCCGACGACTTTGAGAGTCGACTAGAGCCGTCCTGGAGCGCTCGGCGGTCTCCTGTCTCGAAGGTATCCGTGGAGGCAGAGCAGCAAGTGATGATAGGCATATCGGACCAGACCCCGGTCTGCGACTTcaaggagcggcggcggctagGATCGAACGACCACTCCATCTCTGGAGGCACCCAGGCAATGGTGAGGGGCAAGACGCCGCTTGCCACCTCAAGCACTCCAGTGTCGACCTCGCCTCGATCCCCCGTCACAGCCCCTCCTGTGGTGCAGAGGCTGTCTTTAACTGGGCTGAAGCCGCCTCTGTATTTCACCAGCTCAGGTGAcacggctgcagcgcaggagaACGACTTCTACAAGGAGCAGTCTGAGCAGCGGCAAATGGCGAAGGAACCGATGGAACACTTCCTCAGCACCACAGGTATGTCTGTGGTAGACACAGCCTCGCACCTATCGCaagacgacgatggcgagTGCGACGTGAAGTACGAAGCCAGGCCTGATGCGCTAGAGAGCACGTCCGAGCACACGCTGCTTAAGTCGACTTCACACGAACCTCGTGAGAGTTACTCCACAGCGAACGCGAGCGCCGATTCTGCAacccgcggcgacgcgccgAAGCCGCCCGCGTTGACAATACCGAAGCTGTTTCTCGGGGCTCTCAGCCCGCCGCTGTACTTCACTTCCACCGGTGACACCGCCGTTTTTGCGGAGAGGCCGATGAGCCCGTCTCTTGCGCGTCCGCCAGCCCAGGTGTTTTCGGCGCTGAACtggccgacagcggcggcaccggcggtggtgagtgCGGCGCATGTCGATCCAGCTGTTAGGGGTGCGCCACTGAAAGGCGCGGCTGAGGCGGCGAACGCGCCGACTCTCACGCCACCACCTGCACCTGTGCTGCCCACGTCCAGTTCAACCACTGTCAATGGGTTTGTCCTTCCTAAGCTGTCGTTCGGCTCTCTAGGCCCGCCTATGTACTTCACCTCCACCGGCGACACTGGCAGCTTCGTCGAGGCGCAGAACCAGAAGCCCCATGCTGTGGCCGGCGCGGCCAAAAGTGCACAGATCCTTTCCGACACGACACGCCTGCAATCTGGATTGACGGCGCAGGGCACGGCATCTGGTGGAGCGGCCAACACCGCCACGGCTACTGCAGAGGCCATCACCGCTTCGAGTTGTCCGACTGCTGCGACGGCCACCGCTCACTTCCACGGCAGCCACTCCTCAGATGAATCATCCTTACACCCTGTCTTCAGTTTTGCCGACTTTGCACCAACGGGTGGAAAGGTGAGCCGCAGTGGAAATGCTAGCGATGAGGGGGGCAGCTATGCCGGTTGCGTGGACGAACAGTACTCGGagcggcgcgcggcgcggcgacggcgcgacAGCGGGCTGTCGCTGAACTCCTTGACCGCGCCCGAGGGTGGTCCGTTCTCAATGCTTACCGGTCAGCGGCACTGCAAGCGAGTGCCTCGCACGTCTCGCCCAGTCCTAACACCGATAGTGGCAccggcggtgacggtggaACTAATCTTGTGCATCTGCTCTATCATTATCCAGCAGGACAGCGGTATGATTCAGTACGCTTACACCGTGTCCTCACTCACGCAGAAGCGTGTGCTGCCGGGCAAGTCGTCGTcctcgcagcggcgctggcacgctggcagcggcggggccGCTGGAGCCTCAGGCTCGGCTTTCACGCAGAGGTCAGATGCGGCGCAGACGGATCGGTGGCGGTACACACCTCAACACAGCCCTTCTTCTTTTCATGTTATTCAGGCAATGCACAACTATCTCAAGGACAGCCGCAACAGCCTTGTTATTGATCTGCTGGAGGAGTGGGTGCTTGACGAATACGCTGCGATGGAGCGGGTAAGAATGGAGCAGTTCGAGTCCGCGTACCCGTCGTTGAGGCAACAAGAGTGCTCTTCGCAACCGCCTCACCCCTCGTGCTCCCACAGCGAAagcggcggcaacaccgGGAACGGCGTGCACCATCACTCTCTTCATCAGCCCCAGGCaggcggcactggcggcggccgtAGCGGCAAACCGAGTGCCGCAGTGCTCGCCGGTCGTTATGTGCTCCTCCGCTTGCTCCTTCCGCGTGCCATCACACCTCTGATCACTCAGCAAAATGAGCGGCGCATTGGTGCCGGCGGCTACGGCACCGTCACGTCCGGCTTCGTGCAGAAgcccggcaccggcggcgacacGCGACTGCCTCCTGGGTGGGGCCAGCGCGGGTCTCGCTGGCGGCCAGCAACGACACGCGGAAGCACAGCAGCTAGCGGTTctggcgctggtggtggtggcaccaCGCCTCAAAGTTTCCACATGGGTCGGTCGGTCGCGCCAACCGCGGAGAGGATCGCGCCTGGTGTCTTGGATGGCTTGCGTGTGCCATGGCGcacagcggtgcagcggatCGCACAGGCAGTCTGCAAGTGCGAGGTGGCGATAAAGCACATCCCCCTCAACGTTCAGGGAAGCGAGAGCGGAAACCTACCCCTCTGTCACGCGGAGGTGCTCTCTATGTACCGTCTGCGCGGTCACCAGCACATCATcccgctcctctccttcGACAACACCAAGGACGAGTACATCCTTGTCCTGCCGCACTACACCCAAGGATCGCTGCGGTTGTGGCGACAGAAGCACTATTCACTGGGGTGCGCCGTGCTCACGCTTCCACCGGGGATAAGGGACTCGTGCAAGAGCGGGCCAatgccgacagcggcgcccgTGATGACTTCCAGTACACCGAcgccagccgctgcgccaagCACCTCGCTCTTCgcgacgtgtgcgcgctgtctCCTTCAGGTGCTCAAGGGAGTCGCCTTCATGCACGACCACCACATCCGCCACGGTGACATCAAGTGTGACAACGTCCTCATCACCGCTACCGACGCCAGCGCTGAGCGGGGGGAAATGGATCCGCCGATGCTGCCGTcctctgtgtgtttgtgcgacTTCGGCTCCTGCGACACGTGCGACGACGATGATATTCAAAGCCTGAAGCACGACATCATGGCAGGCGAGGCTCGCTTCTTGGCTGGTCGGTGGGGCGTCGGCAGGGGAACAGAGGCGATTCAGCCGCCCGAGCTCATGTCGGCGAAGCGGCGCTACGCACTGTTCCGCCGCATAGTGACAGCCCTcgcaccagccgcggcagcgaccccagccacctcctcgctctTCACCCTCTCCGAGAGGGCGGAACGTGGTTCCCGCGCTTCGAGCTTTGCCGGCGCATCAGCCGAAGACCTCCCGCTCCGAAGCCGTGGTGGGGAGCTGATAGAGTCGACGGGGCCCCAAATaatggagctgctgcggcgggcgGAGCTCTCAGTGGACATCTGGGCCTGTGGCTGCTTGCTCTATGAGATGCTCACGGGCCGCATGCTTTTTGGGGAGGCCCGGCTGGGTCGGCTGCTGGttctcgccgctgtcgacgaTGGCGAGGACCAGGACCCCGAAACGGCGGCTTCAAAGacaagcgcggcagctggccCTCTGCCAGGTGAGTCTCGGTCTCTGCAGAAGGCCACGGTGCCGACCACACCCAGCGTTGGTGCCGATGCCGGCTCTATTTTCACGCCGTCGGTTTCTCAGAAGGCCCTTGATGACCGGGAGCGGCGCGATCTCGAAGCGGCTGTGGGGAAGCGCGTGGTGGACTTTATGTCGACCCTGCTGGACCTCGACCCTCTGCAGCGGCCAAGCGCACACGAGGCGCTACAGTACTGGAAGACGATAATGGTGGAGGCAGGGCTAGAAATTTGA